One genomic region from Strix uralensis isolate ZFMK-TIS-50842 chromosome 5, bStrUra1, whole genome shotgun sequence encodes:
- the SLC6A12 gene encoding sodium- and chloride-dependent betaine transporter: MTRAVAKEGEPNGAITAPEEIKKEEMEERGQWSSKMEFVLSVAGEIIGLGNVWRFPYLCYKNGGGAFLIPYLIFLFTCGIPLFFLETALGQYTSQGGVTAWRKICPIFEGVGYASQVIECYLNIYYIIILSWALFYLFSSFTAVLPWASCNNPWNSDLCVDILNSSSLDNRTLPANATSPMIEFWEKRVLGLTDGIHKLGTVRWELALCLLLAWIICYFCIWKGVKSTGKVVYFTATFPYAMLIILLVRGVTLPGAAEGIIFYLKPDISRLADPQVWMDAGTQILFSYAICQGCLTALGSYNKYTNNCYRDCIMLCFLNSATSFVAGFAIFSVLGFMAQEQGVPIAEVAESGPGLAFIAYPTAVTMMPVSQLWSCLFFLMLIFLGLDSQFVCVESMVTSLIDMFPGVFRKKGRRELLILAIAVICYLLGLLLVTEGGMYIFQLFDYYAASGMCLLFLAIFEVICVGWVYGANRFYDNIEDMIGFRPWPLIKICWLVFTPGLCLAVFLFSLIKYTPLKYNNSYVYPPWGYVVGWFMALSSMVCIPLYAIFILLKTKGPLKQRLTQLISPAEDLPQPKKRVAGLSELKRKGWSPPVQEVLSITERETHF, encoded by the exons ATGACAAGAGCTGTGGCTAAGGAAGGAGAGCCCAATGGGGCTATCACAGctcctgaagaaataaaaaaggaggaaatggaAGAGAGAGGCCAGTGGAGTAGCAAAATGGAGTTTGTGCTGTCTGTGGCTGGAGAGATCATTGGTCTGGGTAATGTGTGGAGGTTCCCATACCTCTGCTACAAGAACGGCGGTG GAGCCTTCCTCATCCCTTACCTCATCTTCCTCTTCACCTGTGGGATCCCCCTATTCTTCCTGGAGACAGCACTGGGGCAGTACACCAGCCAGGGAGGGGTGACTGCCTGGAGGAAGATCTGTCCCATCTTTGAAG GAGTTGGGTATGCCTCACAAGTCATTGAGTGCTATCTGAATATCTACTACATCATCATCCTGTCCTGGGCACTATTCTACCTGTTCAGCTCCTTCACTGCAGTGCTACCATGGGCCAGCTGCAATAACCCCTGGAACTCAG ATCTCTGTGTGGACATTCTGAATAGCTCCAGCCTGGACAACAGGACCTTGCCTGCGAACGCCACCTCCCCAATGATTGAGTTTTGGGA GAAGCGAGTCCTGGGGCTCACGGATGGTATTCACAAACTGGGCACTGTGCGCTGGGAGCTGGCTCTGTGTCTCCTGCTGGCGTGGATCATCTGCTACTTCTGCATCTGGAAAGGGGTCAAGTCCACAGGCAAA GTTGTTTACTTCACTGCCACCTTCCCATATGCAATGCTTATCATCCTGCTGGTGCGAGGAGTCACGCTGCCGGGTGCTGCCGAGGGGATCATCTTCTACCTGAAGCCAGACATTTCCAGGCTGGCAGACCCGCAG GTCTGGATGGATGCAGGCACTCAGATCCTCTTCTCTTATGCCATCTGCCAGGGCTGCCTGACAGCTTTGGGCAGCTACAACAAATATACCAACAACTGTTACAG GGACTGCATCATGCTCTGCTTCCTGAACAGtgccaccagctttgttgctggCTTTGCCATTTTCTCTGTGCTGGGCTTCATGGCTCAAGAGCAGGGTGTACCCATTGCAGAAGTGGCTGAATCAG GTCCTGGCCTGGCTTTCATAGCATATCCAACGGCAGTAACGATGATGCCCGTGTCTCAGCTCTGgtcctgcctcttcttcctcatgCTTATCTTCTTGGGATTGGACAGCCAG TTCGTCTGTGTGGAAAGCATGGTGACATCTCTTATTGACATGTTCCCGGGAGTGTTTCGGAAGAAGGGGCGTCGGGAGCTACTGATCCTGGCCATTGCAGTCATATGCTACCTGCTGGGCTTATTGTTGGTTACTGAG GGGGGGATGTACATCTTCCAGCTCTTTGACTACTATgctgccagtggcatgtgcctGCTCTTCCTGGCCATTTTTGAAGTCATCTGTGTAGGGTGGGTGTATG GTGCCAACCGCTTCTACGACAACATTGAGGACATGATTGGTTTCCGGCCATGGCCCTTGATCAAGATATGCTGGCTGGTGTTCACCCCAGGTCTGTGCTTG GCTGTCTTCCTGTTTTCCCTGATCAAGTACACACCCTTGAAATACAACAATTCCTACGTGTACCCACCCTGGGGCTATGTGGTGGGCTGGTTTATGGCACTCTCCTCCATGGTCTGCATTCCTCTCTACGCCATCTTCATCCTCCTGAAAACCAAAGGACCCCTGAAGCAG CGGCTAACACAGCTGATTTCCCCAGCGGAGGATCTGCCGCAGCCGAAGAAACGTGTGGCGGGGCTGTCCGAACTGAAACGCAAGGGATGGTCCCCTCCAGTCCAAGAGGTGCTCAGCATCACAGAGAGAGAAACCCACTTCTAG